One Amorphoplanes digitatis genomic window carries:
- a CDS encoding HAD family hydrolase yields the protein MTTRVAMWSGPRNISTAMMRSFGSRADTVVADEPFYAHYLAVTGLDHPGRDAVLASQPNRWQDVAAALTGPPPAGAAVYYQKHMAHHLLPGMGRSWLPALTHAFLIRDPAHVVASYARVRGEPTLADLGYPQQAEIFRAFGGPVVDAADVLRDPDAVLRRLCAALGLEFDPAMLRWPAGPRDTDGVWAPHWYASVRASTGFAPYDPAPAEVPQRLRPLVEAATPYYEELAAHRL from the coding sequence ATGACGACGCGGGTGGCGATGTGGTCCGGGCCGCGCAACATCTCCACGGCCATGATGCGCAGCTTCGGCTCCCGCGCGGACACCGTGGTGGCCGACGAGCCGTTCTACGCGCACTACCTGGCCGTGACCGGCCTCGACCACCCCGGCCGCGACGCGGTGCTGGCGAGCCAGCCGAACCGGTGGCAGGACGTGGCCGCGGCGCTGACCGGCCCGCCGCCGGCCGGGGCCGCCGTGTACTACCAGAAGCACATGGCACACCACCTGCTGCCCGGCATGGGCCGGTCCTGGCTGCCCGCGCTCACCCACGCGTTCCTGATCCGCGATCCGGCGCACGTGGTCGCCTCCTACGCCCGGGTGCGCGGCGAGCCGACGCTCGCCGATCTCGGCTACCCGCAGCAGGCGGAGATCTTCCGCGCCTTCGGCGGTCCGGTGGTCGACGCCGCCGACGTGCTGCGCGACCCGGACGCGGTGCTGCGCCGGCTCTGCGCCGCCCTCGGCCTGGAGTTCGACCCGGCCATGCTGCGCTGGCCGGCCGGGCCGCGCGACACCGACGGCGTGTGGGCGCCGCACTGGTACGCGTCGGTGCGGGCCTCCACCGGGTTCGCGCCGTACGACCCGGCGCCGGCCGAGGTGCCGCAGCGGCTGCGCCCGCTCGTCGAGGCGGCAACCCCGTACTACGAGGAGCTGGCCGCGCACCGGCTCTGA
- the cmk gene encoding (d)CMP kinase: MEVTVVQAVRPERCVVAVDGPSGSGKSTVSRRLATAIDGIYLDTGAMYRAITWAVLHAGVDPQNADAVLKIAQETDLSIGTDPAAPHFEANGIDVDAAIRGPEVTGAVSAVAAVPAVRAMLVQLQKDIIAAAPRIIVEGRDIASVVAPDADLKVYLTASAAARAQRRSAEDATDVTATEADLARRDKLDSSRAADPLRQASDATTLDTTGMGIDEVVAELLSMLNSKVSS, encoded by the coding sequence ATGGAGGTAACGGTGGTGCAGGCAGTGCGGCCCGAGCGGTGTGTAGTTGCCGTCGACGGTCCCTCGGGATCGGGCAAGTCCACCGTTTCCCGTCGGCTGGCCACCGCGATCGACGGCATCTACCTCGACACCGGCGCCATGTACCGGGCGATCACCTGGGCGGTGCTGCACGCCGGCGTCGACCCGCAGAACGCCGACGCCGTGCTGAAGATCGCCCAGGAGACCGACCTGTCGATCGGCACCGACCCGGCCGCCCCCCACTTCGAGGCGAACGGCATCGACGTCGACGCGGCCATCCGCGGCCCCGAGGTCACCGGCGCGGTCTCGGCCGTCGCCGCGGTCCCGGCGGTACGCGCGATGCTCGTCCAGCTTCAGAAGGACATCATCGCCGCCGCGCCGCGCATCATCGTCGAGGGCCGCGACATCGCGTCGGTCGTCGCCCCCGACGCCGACCTGAAGGTCTACCTGACCGCCTCCGCCGCCGCCCGCGCCCAGCGCCGCAGCGCCGAGGACGCGACGGATGTGACCGCCACCGAGGCCGACCTTGCCCGCCGCGACAAGCTCGACTCCAGCCGCGCCGCCGACCCGCTCCGCCAGGCCTCCGACGCGACCACGCTCGACACCACGGGCATGGGCATCGACGAGGTCGTCGCGGAGCTCCTCAGCATGTTGAACAGCAAGGTGAGTTCGTGA
- a CDS encoding pseudouridine synthase, giving the protein MPQVEQAGSIRLQKILATAGVGSRRACEDLIFRKRVTVNGRVAQLGDKVDPATAEIHVDGARIITDTKLVYLAMNKPRGVVSSMDDEKGRNELANFLGTFEQRIFHVGRLDADSEGLLLLTNDGALAHKLMHPSYGIAKTYLAEVAGPLPRNVGRRLLGGVELEDGPAKVDTFKLIDAVGKTAQIEITLHEGRKHIVRRMMDEVGHPVSRLIRTAVGPIRLGDMRPGGFRRLSNAEVGALFKAVGD; this is encoded by the coding sequence ATGCCTCAGGTTGAACAGGCTGGCTCCATACGGCTGCAGAAGATCCTCGCCACCGCAGGGGTCGGATCCCGCCGTGCCTGCGAGGACCTGATATTCCGCAAGCGCGTGACCGTCAACGGCCGCGTCGCCCAGCTCGGCGACAAGGTCGACCCCGCCACCGCCGAGATCCACGTCGACGGCGCGCGGATCATCACCGACACCAAGCTGGTGTACCTGGCGATGAACAAGCCCCGCGGCGTCGTCTCGAGCATGGATGACGAGAAGGGCCGCAACGAGCTCGCGAACTTCCTCGGCACCTTCGAGCAGCGGATCTTCCACGTCGGCCGCCTCGACGCCGACAGCGAGGGCCTGCTGCTGCTGACCAACGACGGCGCGCTCGCGCACAAGCTGATGCACCCGTCGTACGGAATCGCCAAGACCTACCTGGCCGAGGTCGCCGGCCCGCTGCCGCGCAACGTCGGCCGCCGGCTGCTCGGCGGCGTCGAGCTCGAGGACGGCCCCGCCAAAGTCGACACGTTCAAGCTCATCGACGCGGTCGGCAAGACCGCCCAGATCGAGATCACCCTGCACGAGGGCCGCAAGCACATCGTCCGCCGGATGATGGACGAGGTCGGCCACCCGGTGTCCCGCCTGATCCGCACGGCGGTCGGCCCGATCCGCCTCGGCGACATGCGCCCCGGCGGCTTCCGCCGGCTCTCGAACGCCGAGGTCGGCGCCCTGTTCAAGGCCGTCGGCGACTGA
- a CDS encoding segregation and condensation protein A, whose protein sequence is MSREQPVGPVDYRQHVPEQPVPSPQPAEPGTADAAVLDTAAPDGAAIDGVPEADTGRFTVRLTNFTGPFDLLLQLIGKHKLDVTEIALHQVTDDFIAYIRAMGDDWDLGETSEFLLVAATLLDLKAARLLPAAEVEDEEDLALLEARDLLFSRLLQYKAYKEAAAVIADLEGLGARRWPRAVSLEPRYAEALPDLVLGVGAERLLKLALRQFLPKPGPPEVSIAHIHQVRVSVREHAALISERLRRAGSATFGLLIADCENTLEVVARFLALLELYREGLVEFEQPVSLEEMTVRWVGGDLTEVELDIDDYEGTPPEPDTAAADPDATEPAPTDADADDDDPGPEAESADSIDEEQR, encoded by the coding sequence ATGAGCCGGGAGCAGCCTGTCGGACCCGTGGACTACCGTCAGCACGTGCCCGAACAGCCAGTCCCGTCGCCGCAGCCCGCCGAGCCGGGCACCGCCGACGCCGCGGTGCTGGACACCGCCGCCCCTGACGGCGCCGCCATCGACGGCGTCCCGGAGGCCGACACCGGCCGGTTCACCGTGCGGCTGACGAACTTCACCGGGCCGTTCGACCTGCTGCTCCAGCTCATCGGCAAGCACAAGCTCGACGTGACCGAGATCGCGCTGCACCAGGTCACCGACGACTTCATCGCCTACATCCGGGCCATGGGCGACGACTGGGACCTCGGCGAGACCAGCGAGTTCCTGCTGGTCGCCGCCACCCTGCTCGACCTGAAGGCCGCGCGGCTGCTGCCGGCGGCCGAGGTCGAGGACGAGGAGGACCTGGCCCTGCTCGAGGCCCGCGACCTGCTCTTCTCCCGGCTGCTGCAATACAAGGCCTACAAGGAGGCCGCGGCCGTCATCGCGGACCTGGAGGGCCTCGGCGCGCGGCGCTGGCCGCGCGCGGTCTCCCTCGAGCCCCGGTACGCGGAGGCGCTGCCGGACCTGGTCCTCGGCGTCGGCGCGGAGCGGCTGCTGAAGCTGGCGCTGCGGCAGTTCCTGCCCAAGCCGGGCCCGCCCGAGGTGTCGATCGCGCACATCCACCAGGTGCGCGTCAGCGTTCGCGAGCACGCGGCGCTGATCAGCGAACGGCTGCGCCGGGCCGGCAGCGCGACGTTCGGCCTGCTCATCGCCGACTGCGAGAACACCCTCGAGGTGGTCGCGCGGTTCCTGGCGCTGCTGGAGCTCTACCGCGAGGGCCTCGTCGAGTTCGAGCAGCCGGTGTCGCTGGAGGAGATGACGGTCCGCTGGGTCGGCGGCGACCTGACCGAGGTCGAGCTCGACATCGACGACTACGAGGGCACCCCGCCGGAGCCGGACACGGCCGCCGCCGACCCGGACGCCACGGAGCCCGCCCCGACCGACGCAGACGCAGACGACGACGATCCCGGCCCGGAAGCCGAATCCGCAGATTCAATCGACGAGGAACAGCGATGA
- a CDS encoding aminotransferase class IV has translation MLQSYDERNADIVYWVNGVLRHRDEPGVSPFDSAVQGGDAVWEGLRLYQGRIFGLTEHLARLRRSAAALNFAAVPTDAELTDAITATLRANRMVDGVHIRLTLTRGVKITSGMDPRLNQAGATLIVLAEFKAPVYDTTGLRLITASVRRPGPDVLDPKIHHANLLNSILAKIEANVAGADDALMLDGRGFVAETNATHLFAVIGGTLVTPTTAACPEGITRQTVLELARSAAIPAAVRDVSLAEMYAADEAFCTGTMGEIAAVTMIDGRPIGAGRPGDLTARIAGLYREHARAHGTPVVTG, from the coding sequence ATGTTGCAGAGCTACGACGAGCGCAACGCCGACATCGTGTACTGGGTGAACGGGGTGCTGCGGCACCGCGACGAGCCCGGCGTCTCGCCGTTCGACTCGGCGGTGCAGGGCGGCGACGCCGTCTGGGAGGGCCTGCGCCTCTACCAGGGCCGGATCTTCGGGCTCACCGAACACCTGGCCCGGCTGCGGCGCTCCGCGGCCGCCCTGAACTTCGCGGCCGTGCCCACCGACGCCGAGCTCACCGACGCGATCACGGCCACCCTGCGCGCGAACCGGATGGTCGACGGCGTGCACATCCGGCTCACCCTGACCCGCGGCGTGAAGATCACCAGCGGGATGGACCCGCGCCTGAACCAGGCGGGCGCGACGCTGATCGTGCTCGCCGAGTTCAAGGCGCCGGTCTACGACACCACCGGGCTGCGGCTGATCACCGCGAGCGTGCGGCGCCCCGGCCCGGACGTGCTCGACCCGAAGATCCACCACGCCAACCTGCTGAATTCGATCCTGGCGAAGATCGAGGCGAACGTGGCCGGCGCCGACGACGCGCTGATGCTCGACGGGCGCGGCTTCGTCGCCGAGACCAACGCCACCCACCTGTTCGCCGTGATCGGCGGGACGCTTGTCACCCCGACCACGGCGGCCTGCCCGGAGGGCATCACCCGGCAGACCGTGCTGGAGCTGGCGCGGTCGGCCGCGATCCCGGCCGCGGTCCGCGACGTGTCACTCGCCGAGATGTACGCCGCCGACGAGGCGTTCTGCACCGGCACGATGGGCGAGATCGCCGCCGTCACGATGATCGACGGCCGGCCGATCGGCGCCGGGCGGCCCGGCGACCTGACCGCCCGGATCGCCGGCCTCTACCGCGAGCACGCCCGGGCGCACGGCACCCCGGTGGTCACCGGGTAG
- a CDS encoding MFS transporter — translation MAIIRGNRKAFYQLLVNTLLVSVINFTVWFAITFYVYLQTRSVFATGVVSGIFLVNTALTGIWFGSLVDHHSKKTMMQVSAAASLLLYAAAFVVYQAAPRGSFTDPASVALWTLIVLLMFGVIAGNIRTIALPTLVTVLISEDTRDRANGLVGTTSGVTFLLTSVISGVLVAFGGMFWVLVLALVVLAVALVHLAFVTVPERAHPGGPPAAAKRTVDVRGTMRVIAAVPGLTALILFSAFNNFLGGVFMALMDAYGLSLVSVQAWGLLWGLLSTGFIVGGLLVARTGLGTNPVRLLLLVNLVLWTVTMLFPLRSSIAPLAVGMYVYMLLVPYAEAAEQTILQKVVPYERQGRVFGFAQSVEQAASPLTAFLIAPIAQFVFIPFMTAGGAGARAIGSWFGTGADRGLALVFVLTGVIGMIATVLALRSGPYRRLRNRYAAGPAATAGPVPSEPDLAT, via the coding sequence ATGGCCATCATCCGCGGGAACCGGAAGGCGTTCTACCAGCTGCTGGTCAACACGCTGCTGGTTTCGGTGATCAACTTTACGGTCTGGTTCGCGATCACCTTCTACGTCTACCTGCAAACCCGCTCGGTCTTCGCCACTGGCGTGGTGTCCGGAATCTTCCTGGTGAACACGGCGCTCACCGGCATCTGGTTCGGCAGCCTGGTCGACCACCACTCGAAGAAGACGATGATGCAGGTGTCGGCGGCGGCGTCCCTCCTGCTGTACGCCGCGGCCTTCGTGGTCTATCAGGCCGCACCGCGCGGGTCGTTCACCGACCCGGCGAGCGTCGCCCTGTGGACGCTCATCGTGCTGCTGATGTTCGGCGTGATCGCCGGCAACATCCGCACGATCGCGCTGCCGACGCTGGTGACGGTGCTGATCAGCGAGGACACCCGGGACCGGGCCAACGGGCTGGTCGGCACCACCTCCGGCGTGACCTTCCTGCTGACGTCGGTGATCAGCGGCGTGCTCGTGGCGTTCGGCGGAATGTTCTGGGTGCTGGTCCTGGCGCTGGTGGTGCTCGCCGTGGCGCTGGTGCACCTGGCCTTCGTCACGGTGCCGGAGCGCGCGCACCCGGGTGGCCCGCCCGCCGCGGCGAAACGCACCGTCGACGTGCGGGGCACCATGCGGGTGATCGCCGCGGTGCCCGGGCTGACCGCCCTGATCCTCTTCTCGGCGTTCAACAACTTCCTGGGCGGCGTGTTCATGGCGCTCATGGACGCGTACGGGTTGTCGCTGGTCTCGGTGCAGGCGTGGGGCCTGCTCTGGGGCCTGCTGAGCACCGGCTTCATCGTCGGCGGGCTGCTCGTCGCCCGGACCGGCCTCGGCACGAACCCGGTCCGGCTGCTGCTGCTCGTCAACCTCGTGCTGTGGACCGTCACCATGCTGTTCCCGCTGCGCTCCTCGATCGCCCCGCTCGCCGTCGGCATGTACGTGTACATGCTGCTCGTGCCGTACGCGGAGGCCGCCGAGCAGACCATCCTCCAGAAGGTCGTGCCGTACGAGCGGCAGGGCCGGGTCTTCGGCTTCGCGCAGAGCGTCGAGCAGGCCGCCTCGCCGCTGACCGCGTTCCTGATCGCGCCGATCGCCCAGTTCGTGTTCATCCCGTTCATGACCGCGGGCGGCGCGGGCGCCCGGGCGATCGGTTCCTGGTTCGGCACCGGCGCCGACCGGGGGCTCGCGCTCGTGTTCGTGCTGACCGGCGTCATCGGCATGATCGCCACGGTCCTGGCGCTGCGCAGCGGCCCGTACCGGCGGCTGCGCAACCGATATGCGGCGGGCCCGGCGGCCACCGCCGGCCCGGTCCCGTCGGAGCCGGACCTGGCGACCTGA
- the scpB gene encoding SMC-Scp complex subunit ScpB: MTDQRPESLAAQAASWVPPWERAPRPPDEEYAASQRVSADEDHDEPPTEAPAEATPADDDVASAEPVLSDDGVVASASADEEPDFEGANPAEGGTRTPEEFPGEPGVDAPQELPGEPEPEPTEVGGGPELPMPEAIVDAVEHEDDPSPTVDAPTADAVLEAAADDEAEIDPDPAGWGLDGVAEPAVAVAAVLSDAESADAGADGEPEAPARPSEIPAQGRRRKGDAAASEEPSRRTEKEEEVTPEPVPMEDGELRAALEAILLVVDEPVAELQLAQIVEQPAERVGAMLEDISARYTAAGHGFDLRRAAGGWRLYTRPEYAPYVERFVLDGQSVRLTQAALETLAVVAYKQPVTRSRISAIRGVNCDGVMRTLNTRGLIEECGTEGETGAFLYRTTALFLEKLGLNSVDQLPPLAPFLPDDVEEVLDASG; encoded by the coding sequence ATGACCGACCAGCGACCCGAGTCCCTTGCCGCGCAGGCAGCCTCCTGGGTGCCGCCGTGGGAACGGGCGCCGCGCCCGCCCGACGAGGAGTACGCGGCGTCGCAGCGGGTCTCCGCGGACGAGGACCACGACGAGCCGCCCACCGAGGCGCCCGCCGAGGCGACTCCGGCGGACGACGACGTCGCGTCCGCCGAGCCGGTGCTGTCCGACGACGGCGTGGTCGCGTCCGCGTCGGCGGACGAGGAGCCCGACTTCGAGGGTGCGAACCCGGCCGAGGGCGGGACCAGGACGCCGGAGGAGTTCCCGGGGGAGCCGGGCGTGGACGCGCCGCAGGAGCTGCCCGGCGAGCCGGAGCCGGAGCCGACCGAGGTCGGCGGCGGCCCCGAGCTGCCGATGCCCGAGGCGATCGTCGACGCCGTCGAGCACGAGGACGACCCGTCGCCGACGGTCGACGCCCCGACGGCGGATGCCGTCCTCGAGGCCGCCGCGGACGACGAGGCCGAGATCGACCCGGACCCCGCTGGGTGGGGCCTGGACGGGGTCGCCGAGCCGGCGGTCGCCGTCGCCGCGGTGCTCTCCGACGCGGAGTCCGCCGACGCCGGTGCCGACGGGGAGCCGGAGGCCCCGGCACGGCCGTCCGAGATCCCGGCACAGGGTCGTCGCCGCAAGGGCGACGCTGCTGCTTCTGAGGAGCCGTCGCGCCGTACTGAAAAGGAAGAGGAAGTAACGCCGGAGCCGGTCCCGATGGAGGACGGCGAGTTGCGGGCGGCGCTTGAGGCCATCCTGCTGGTGGTTGACGAGCCGGTCGCGGAGTTGCAGCTCGCGCAGATCGTGGAGCAGCCGGCCGAGCGTGTCGGCGCGATGCTGGAGGACATCTCGGCGCGCTACACGGCGGCCGGGCACGGGTTCGACCTGCGGCGGGCGGCGGGTGGCTGGCGTCTCTATACCCGGCCGGAATATGCGCCGTATGTGGAGCGATTTGTACTGGATGGGCAGTCCGTGCGGCTGACGCAGGCCGCCCTGGAGACACTCGCTGTAGTCGCCTATAAGCAGCCTGTAACCAGGTCGCGCATCTCGGCCATCCGCGGTGTGAACTGCGACGGCGTCATGCGTACGCTTAACACTCGCGGCCTCATCGAGGAATGCGGCACTGAGGGCGAGACCGGGGCATTCCTGTACCGCACCACGGCGCTGTTCCTGGAGAAGCTCGGCCTCAACTCGGTCGACCAGCTCCCGCCGCTGGCCCCGTTCCTACCCGACGACGTGGAAGAAGTGCTCGATGCCTCAGGTTGA
- a CDS encoding hybrid sensor histidine kinase/response regulator: MGDPRVLQSITALYVMVFVWTLVTYLRRRDPLLRDLVWIFAAMSMIFVLRAVRVTYAEPPWQVVSVLVIIIAGQPFLTLRLVSRLRPVSAWLLGAGAAVWIAGAVQIIFLPSSQPSRATWELTALVFALDAIAATLLAREGRKRGGAARTRLWCAAAGTLVLGAGLLLAGTQLTAAAAMWSLVLLAALIYLLAFLPPRWLRRVWSWGAAYSVMRQLLATPADASTRQIWRRYCEGTRRVIGADAVVVLLPGPDGVIVPVSDPELPLGERRYVGGVELLLTSNIAIDALAGWTNPPELAVDLARASGTRFVSAAPLTVPGGALVLLHRYRTLFADDDVDLFAELGAHAAALAERAAVLEERHRLAVIVESSSDAIISTDLDGMITSWNAGAEELYGYSVAAAVGQEFAGLLMPGHREAGRRLRDRVARGERIEEMEVEHRTAAGTPVVASLTASLISDAAGHPTGFACIARDISERRRAEAMFRGLLEASPYAIVGVTADGKIVLINAQAERLFGYHRDELLGRDVDILAPERFRATQPDQRRTYFADPQPQELGVDEPLVGVRKDGSEFPAEVSLSAIETEDGVIVSAAVRDVTERIHAQAERERLAAQAERDAAERRMQHTRRLESLGQLAGGVAHDFNNILAVIASYTELLTDTLAAPEPDQRELSAARADLAQIARATERATRLTKQLLAFGRREITQAQVVSLNHVVGDVEQMLRRTLGEHIHLITHLDRELWPVCVDPGQFEQVLLNLAVNARDAMPTGGTLSIDTGNACLDEDDVADGTGLVPGRYARVRISDTGTGMPAEVAERAFEPFFTTKPQGAGTGLGLATVYGIIAAADGHVRIYSENGIGTTITLVLPATDAEGEAEAQAAVDAPAAETAAPQETILLVEDEAALREAASRILKRAGYQVLVADGGAGALRMAEQHQDPIHLLLTDVIMPNMMGNEVAARLEALRPGIPVLYMSGYAQPVLTENGTLPPGVSIIEKPFTRSDLLERVHARLQEAAAEDSARGV, encoded by the coding sequence GTGGGGGACCCCAGGGTGCTGCAGTCGATCACCGCGCTCTACGTGATGGTGTTCGTCTGGACCCTGGTGACCTACCTGCGGCGCCGGGACCCCCTGCTGCGCGACCTGGTGTGGATCTTCGCCGCGATGTCCATGATCTTCGTCCTGCGTGCCGTCCGGGTGACCTACGCCGAACCACCCTGGCAGGTGGTGTCGGTGCTCGTGATCATCATCGCGGGCCAGCCCTTCCTCACGCTGCGACTGGTGAGCCGGCTGCGGCCGGTGTCGGCCTGGCTCCTCGGCGCCGGTGCAGCCGTCTGGATCGCGGGCGCCGTGCAGATCATCTTCCTGCCGAGCTCGCAGCCGTCCCGGGCCACCTGGGAGCTCACCGCCCTGGTCTTCGCGTTGGACGCCATCGCGGCGACGCTGCTGGCGCGGGAGGGCCGAAAACGCGGCGGCGCGGCACGGACCCGGCTGTGGTGCGCCGCCGCGGGCACCCTGGTCCTCGGTGCGGGGCTGTTGCTGGCCGGCACGCAACTTACCGCCGCGGCGGCGATGTGGAGCCTGGTGCTGCTCGCGGCGCTGATCTACCTGCTCGCCTTCCTGCCGCCGCGCTGGCTGCGCCGCGTCTGGTCGTGGGGAGCGGCGTACTCCGTGATGCGGCAGCTGCTCGCCACCCCGGCCGACGCGTCCACGCGGCAGATCTGGCGGCGCTACTGCGAGGGCACGCGCCGGGTCATCGGCGCCGACGCCGTGGTGGTGCTCCTGCCCGGCCCGGACGGCGTCATCGTCCCGGTCAGCGACCCCGAGCTTCCCCTCGGTGAGCGGCGCTACGTCGGCGGCGTCGAGCTGCTGCTGACCAGCAACATCGCCATCGACGCGCTCGCCGGCTGGACCAACCCTCCCGAGCTGGCGGTGGACCTCGCCCGAGCGAGCGGCACCCGGTTCGTCAGCGCGGCGCCGCTGACGGTGCCCGGCGGGGCGCTGGTGCTGCTGCACCGCTACCGGACCCTGTTCGCCGACGACGACGTCGACCTCTTCGCGGAGCTGGGCGCCCACGCGGCGGCGCTCGCCGAGCGGGCCGCCGTGCTCGAGGAGCGCCACCGGCTGGCCGTCATCGTGGAGTCCTCCTCCGACGCGATCATCAGCACGGATCTCGACGGGATGATCACCAGCTGGAACGCCGGCGCCGAGGAGCTGTACGGATACAGCGTCGCGGCGGCGGTCGGCCAGGAGTTCGCGGGACTGCTGATGCCCGGCCATCGGGAGGCGGGGCGGCGGCTGCGGGACCGGGTCGCCCGCGGCGAGCGAATCGAGGAGATGGAGGTCGAGCACCGGACCGCGGCGGGCACGCCGGTCGTGGCGTCGCTGACGGCTTCGCTGATCAGCGACGCCGCCGGCCATCCGACGGGTTTCGCCTGCATCGCGCGCGACATCAGCGAACGCCGGCGCGCCGAGGCGATGTTCCGGGGTCTGCTGGAGGCGTCACCGTACGCGATCGTCGGCGTCACCGCCGACGGAAAGATCGTCCTGATCAACGCGCAGGCCGAGCGGCTGTTCGGCTACCACCGTGACGAACTGCTCGGGCGCGACGTCGACATCCTGGCACCGGAGCGGTTCCGCGCCACCCAACCCGACCAGCGCCGGACCTACTTCGCCGACCCGCAGCCACAGGAGCTGGGCGTCGACGAGCCCCTGGTGGGTGTCCGCAAGGACGGCAGCGAGTTCCCCGCCGAGGTCAGCCTGTCCGCCATCGAGACGGAAGACGGTGTGATCGTCTCCGCCGCGGTCCGCGACGTCACGGAACGGATACACGCGCAGGCCGAGCGGGAGCGCCTCGCCGCGCAGGCCGAACGCGACGCCGCCGAGCGCCGCATGCAGCACACCCGCCGGCTGGAGAGCCTCGGCCAGCTCGCCGGCGGGGTGGCGCACGACTTCAACAACATCCTGGCGGTGATCGCCAGCTACACCGAACTGCTCACCGACACGCTCGCCGCCCCCGAACCGGATCAGCGGGAGCTGAGCGCGGCCCGCGCCGACCTGGCCCAGATCGCCAGGGCCACCGAGCGCGCCACCCGGCTTACCAAGCAGCTTCTGGCGTTCGGCCGGCGCGAGATCACCCAGGCGCAGGTGGTCAGCCTCAACCACGTGGTCGGCGACGTCGAGCAGATGCTGCGGCGCACCCTCGGCGAGCACATCCACCTCATCACCCACCTCGACCGGGAGCTCTGGCCGGTCTGCGTCGACCCGGGCCAGTTCGAGCAGGTCCTGCTGAACCTCGCGGTGAACGCGCGGGACGCGATGCCGACCGGCGGCACGCTGTCGATCGACACCGGCAACGCCTGCCTCGACGAGGACGACGTCGCCGACGGCACCGGGCTGGTACCCGGCCGGTACGCGCGGGTCCGGATCAGCGACACCGGCACCGGAATGCCCGCCGAGGTGGCCGAGCGGGCCTTCGAGCCGTTCTTCACCACCAAGCCGCAGGGCGCCGGCACCGGGCTCGGGCTGGCCACCGTCTACGGCATCATCGCGGCGGCCGACGGCCACGTGCGCATCTACTCCGAGAACGGCATCGGCACCACGATCACGCTGGTGCTGCCGGCCACCGATGCGGAGGGCGAGGCCGAGGCTCAGGCCGCCGTTGACGCGCCCGCCGCGGAGACCGCCGCACCGCAGGAGACGATCCTGCTGGTGGAGGACGAGGCCGCGCTGCGGGAGGCGGCCAGCCGGATCCTCAAGCGCGCCGGCTACCAGGTGCTGGTCGCCGACGGCGGCGCCGGCGCGCTGCGCATGGCCGAGCAGCACCAGGATCCGATCCACCTGCTGCTCACCGACGTGATCATGCCGAACATGATGGGCAACGAGGTCGCCGCCCGGCTGGAGGCGCTGCGCCCCGGCATCCCGGTGCTCTACATGTCCGGGTACGCCCAGCCGGTCCTCACCGAGAACGGCACCCTCCCGCCCGGCGTCAGCATCATCGAGAAGCCGTTCACGCGCAGCGACCTGCTCGAGCGGGTACACGCCCGGCTACAGGAGGCCGCCGCCGAGGACAGCGCGCGCGGAGTGTGA